GCTGTGATTAACTTTTATTTAATTCTATATTGGTTTTTGTGGAGCATCCATCTGTTACATAAGCTTGTGAGTGATTtacacattaaaacaaaaacaaaataaaaggtagCAGTAGTACATTACACAGCAGTCTGCAGCTGTTTGCAGATATGAACCCTAATTCAATACAGGTAAGCAGTGTAAATTAGACAatgttatttccattttaaactaTGGGAGTTACAGTTAGAAGGAATTAATACTTGTGATTTGGGATGGGAAATGGGTCCATATAGATGAGGTCAAATATGACAGCAAAGGCCTGGATATCAAAGTCTGACTCAAATCTGGTTTTGGAGTTCCATGTAGGAATTACCCATATGTTGAACTGCTATGGTTGGCTGGAAGTTGTTGAAGGAGTTGTTGTAAGAAACTTTAGATCTTTCCCAAGGAGAGAGtagctaaaattattttggtggaaaaacccaaatatattattgaagatttaaaatatgaacctgtcctttaatattttttacagtATTAGTGGTTTTTTTACTCCCACTCCTCatcctgttttggttttggttgtttatttatttttcttgttggGGTGACATTTGATGTTCTGGATGATTTCTATCAGATAATACTGACTACCTGTGAAATACTGCTACATCAAGAAATGTAACGACATAGAAATCAGAGATGTCCATTGTGCTTAGTGGTGTTCAAAGGTGAACACATTTCCATACTAATGCTGCAAACCAAAAAACAGCATCTGCATCATGATGTTTCATTCATCACCATAAATACAGACTGAATATTTTTACACATAGATGGGTTTAAGGGCTTTCTATCTGGGTCAACTGCATAAGATTTTTCCAGTTAATTGCTGCTGAGGGTTTCATTGTCTTTCAGGGCTCGATTATAAATGTTAATGTGTGGAAAATTTCTAAAGATTTTGTAGTTGTATCTAAGATCCTAAAACATATATGGCATTAATCTTCAGCATTAACTTTATACCCAGAGAGGTGAACTGAACTGAGCATATCCAAACTGAAGTAATAAAACCAACTCTAATCCATTAAATATATGCTTTTTGGCattgcaaaattatattttttgtcACTCTAGGAAATGTGAGGGAAGAGAAGAATCAATGGTCTGaagactgaaaataattaataaatttagtgagtaaaaaataaatccagggGGTAAAGGTGctggagggggggaaaaggtGTTTTCAGACTTCATAATCAAAGAAGAGTTAAAGGTTTTTGCAATGATGTGTAGTCCAAAGTCTTCAGGTAAGGTTCTGAACCTGAGATTCAAGATGTAAAAATATCAAAGGCAGTATGATGGTGTGTTTTGTAAGACTTTCAAACTGCTTAATGCATTAGGAAGCATTGGACTAATTCTGGTTTGATGGCCTTCCACATTTCTTGTTGGTTATAGTTACTGTGCTAATGTTATGTCCAGCATTTGCCCAAAAGGAAAGATGCCAATAAAATGATGTATTCATTATATaagtattttaatatgtttttatcAATACTTGCTGGAATGGATTGCCTGACATTACATTGCAGAATTTTTAAGTCCTACCTTCAGGCAAATCTCATGCTTACTAGCAAAAATGAAAGtgtgaaatgctttttaatgtatatttaaCAACAGATAGTCTTGTGATTACTGATGTGTATTCTCTCTGGACTTTTCCCTTGCTATCAGAAGTCACTGTTAAGAGACAACATTTTTACACATTTATGCCATCTACATCCATCAGATCCttgctttttacatttttttaactgtcaTTTATAACAAGGCAACCAAAAAATAATCTCTCAAGTCTATACCACACCAAGATTGCAAGCTTACAATCAATTGCCAGTAATAgtccaggaaaaaagagattatgGTACAAGTGTTATGTGCTGTTTTCAACACATTTTGCCTTGCTTCCAAGTTTTTCTTGTGAAATGGCCAATAAATGGCTTCAGTCTTATATCTGTTTGTATTTAAGGAGCAAATAAATCGCCTTCATTTACCTCTTTCTAATAGTTTTACCATTTAATAGTGATTAAGGCACAATTTTTTGATTAATGTACAATTTTAAAGTGGTGTGCACATCAACAGTTCACGTTTTACTAATGTATTCTAAAAAATAGCATTCTACAGAGATCactgttaaaataaaagtacTGAAAGCATTTTAGATCACAGAGTCCTGGGGTCTAAATGTTGTGTACTCTGACATTATTAAATCCAATCTGGTTTTCTAACTGTGACTCTAATTACAGTATTTGCATGGATGGAAAGTTTGTATTGTTTGGTCAAGATCTGTTAACACTGTTTGCATCTTGTTTTTTGAGCTTAGTGTTTCATGTTCAGGCAGCAGAGCACCTTCTTCAATAATTATGCAGAATCAATaagcttttctttgtgttttgtctttgttgtttctttgaTATGGCCTCTAGGATGCTGCAGGCAAGGTGCTGGACCGCTGGGCCATCATGTCCAGGGAAGAAGAGATCATTACCCTTCAGCAGTTCCTGAGGTTTGGAGAAACGAAATCTATCGTGGAGCTGATGGCAattcaagaaaaagaagggcaggctgtggctgtgccatcTTCAAAGACAGATTCAGATATAAGGACTTTTATTGAAAGCAATAATCGCACCAGGAGCCCAAGTCTCCTTGCTCACCTGGAGAATAGCAACCCTTCCAGCATTCATCATTTTGAAAACATCCCGAATAGCCTTGCATTTCTGCTTCCATTCCAGTACATAAATCCAGTGTCTGCtccactgctggggctgcctccaAATGGCCTCCTGCTGGAACAGCCAGCAATGAGGCTCCGTGAACCAAGCCTTACAACCCAAAATGAATATAATGAGAGCAGTGAATCTGAAGTTTCCCCTACACCTTTCAAGAATGAGCAAGCATCCAGCAGGAATGCTTTGACCAGCATCACAAATGTGGAGCCCAAAACTGAGCCAGCCTGTGTCTCTCCTGTTCAGACGCCTACGCCAGTCAATGATTTATCAAAAACGGAACACACAAAAAGCTCATTCCGAATTCACAGAATGAGGAGAATGGGATCAGCCTCCAGGAAAGGAAGAGTGTTTTGCAATGCATGTGGCAAAACTTTCTATGACAAAGGTACTCTTAAAATCCACTACAATGCTGTCCACCTGAAAATCAAGCATCGATGCACTATTGAAGGCTGCAATATGGTCTTCAGCTCTCTCAGAAGCCGCAATCGCCACAGTGCTAACCCAAACCCCCGCCTCCACATGCCTATGCTAAGGAATAACCGTGACAAAGATCTAATTCGTGCTACATCAGGTGCTGCCACTCCTGTCATAGCAAGTACAAAATCCAACCTAACTTTAACAAGCCCTGGGCGTCCACCGATGGGGTTTACCACTCCCCCTCTAGACCCAGTATTACAGAACCCTCTTCCCAGTCAGCTGGTCTTCCCAGCTTTAAAGACTGTCCAACCTGTTCCTCCTTTTTACAGAAATTTACTTACTTCTGGAGAGATGGTGAGTCCTCCAACCTCACTCCCGACCAGTCCCATAATACCAGCTGTGAGTGGCTTGGAGCAGCATCCCCCTCCTCCTTCAGAGTCATCAGTACCTTCAATGTTGATGCCCACCCCAGAGCCCAATGCAGACCTTGCCCCCAAGAAGAAGCCAAGGAAGTCAAGCATGCCAGTTAAAATTGAAAAGGAAGTTATTGACACTGCTGATGAGTttgatgatgaagatgaagaggTGAATGACAGGAGCACGATGGTGAATGACATTGGTCATGACAATCACTGCCATTCTCAGGAGGAAATGAGCCCAGGCCTGTCTGTGAAAGACTTTTCCAAAAGTGACAGAAGCAGATGTATGTCCAGACCAGACATAAGAAGAGCAGACAGCATGACATCAGAGGACCAGGAGCATGAGAGAGACTATGAAAATGAGTCAGAGTCATCAGAGCCCAAATTGTGTGAAGAATCCCTGGAAGGTGATGATCGCCTCCATGAACCTGGTGAAAAATCTATGATGCACAGTGACCGACCAGATGAAAACCACAATGACTCTTCCAACCAGGATGTCATTAAGGTGAAGGAAGAGTATACAGACCCTACATATGATATGTTCTATATGAGCCAATATGGACTGTACAATGGAGGCAGTGCCAGTATGGCTGCTCTTCATGAAAGTTTTGCTTCTACATTCAACTACAGCAGCCCTCAGAAGTTCTCTCCAGAAGGCGAAATGTGCTCCAGCCCAGACCCCAAAATCTGCTATGTTTGCAAGAAAAGTTTCAAGAGCTCCTACAGTGTGAAGCTTCACTACCGAAATGTTCATTTAAAAGAGATGCATGTCTGCACAGTGGCTGGCTGTAACGCTGCGTTCCCATCACGGAG
The genomic region above belongs to Sylvia atricapilla isolate bSylAtr1 chromosome Z, bSylAtr1.pri, whole genome shotgun sequence and contains:
- the BNC2 gene encoding zinc finger protein basonuclin-2, encoding MNPNSIQDAAGKVLDRWAIMSREEEIITLQQFLRFGETKSIVELMAIQEKEGQAVAVPSSKTDSDIRTFIESNNRTRSPSLLAHLENSNPSSIHHFENIPNSLAFLLPFQYINPVSAPLLGLPPNGLLLEQPAMRLREPSLTTQNEYNESSESEVSPTPFKNEQASSRNALTSITNVEPKTEPACVSPVQTPTPVNDLSKTEHTKSSFRIHRMRRMGSASRKGRVFCNACGKTFYDKGTLKIHYNAVHLKIKHRCTIEGCNMVFSSLRSRNRHSANPNPRLHMPMLRNNRDKDLIRATSGAATPVIASTKSNLTLTSPGRPPMGFTTPPLDPVLQNPLPSQLVFPALKTVQPVPPFYRNLLTSGEMVSPPTSLPTSPIIPAVSGLEQHPPPPSESSVPSMLMPTPEPNADLAPKKKPRKSSMPVKIEKEVIDTADEFDDEDEEVNDRSTMVNDIGHDNHCHSQEEMSPGLSVKDFSKSDRSRCMSRPDIRRADSMTSEDQEHERDYENESESSEPKLCEESLEGDDRLHEPGEKSMMHSDRPDENHNDSSNQDVIKVKEEYTDPTYDMFYMSQYGLYNGGSASMAALHESFASTFNYSSPQKFSPEGEMCSSPDPKICYVCKKSFKSSYSVKLHYRNVHLKEMHVCTVAGCNAAFPSRRSRDRHSANINLHRKLLTKELDDMGLDTSQPSLSKDLRDEFLVKIYGAQHQMGLDIREDTSSPAGTEDSHMNGYGRGMAEDYMVLDLSTTSSIQSSSSIHSSRESDAGSDEGILLDDVDGASDSGESAHKADASALAVGMGTDVPGSLMFNSVSVSNGGIMCNICHKMYSNKGTLRVHYKTVHLREMHKCKVPGCNMMFSSVRSRNRHSQNPNLHKNIPFPSVD